A genomic region of Devosia ginsengisoli contains the following coding sequences:
- a CDS encoding LysR family transcriptional regulator — MAELDELRTFIAAARIGSFARAARQLNLSPAMVGRRIQGLEQRYGATLIERTTRSQRLTDAGQAFLRRAEAVIEATEALGDWGEGGALTGRLRLSAPTTLGIRRLPPIIARFTATHPGVIFEMSLANRRVDLVAEGFDMAVRIGDLPSSSLVARRIGTYRFVCCAAPEFLARHGAVQHPTDLARCRCVLNLNIVPRNRWSFIDAAGETLTVEVAGGFEIDNDEAQRMLAIDGAGVVYLPRDLVEDDIAEGRLVPLLADWQLPTMPIHTLHPSRHFVPRRVSTFIAALAESFRGD; from the coding sequence ATGGCCGAACTCGACGAATTGCGCACCTTCATCGCCGCTGCCCGCATTGGCAGCTTTGCCCGCGCGGCGCGGCAGCTCAACCTGTCGCCCGCCATGGTGGGCCGGCGCATCCAGGGGCTGGAGCAGCGCTATGGCGCCACCCTGATCGAGCGCACCACACGCAGCCAACGGCTGACCGATGCGGGCCAGGCTTTCCTGCGGCGTGCCGAAGCGGTCATCGAGGCCACCGAGGCTTTGGGCGACTGGGGCGAGGGCGGCGCGCTGACCGGGCGGCTGCGGCTGAGCGCGCCCACGACGCTGGGCATCAGGCGGCTGCCGCCCATCATCGCGCGCTTCACCGCCACCCATCCCGGCGTGATCTTCGAAATGAGCCTCGCCAACCGGCGGGTGGACCTGGTGGCCGAGGGCTTTGACATGGCGGTGCGCATCGGCGACCTGCCCTCTTCGAGCCTGGTGGCACGGCGCATCGGTACCTACCGCTTCGTCTGCTGCGCGGCGCCGGAATTCCTGGCGCGGCATGGCGCGGTGCAGCACCCCACCGACCTGGCGCGCTGCCGCTGCGTGCTCAATCTCAATATCGTGCCCCGCAACCGCTGGAGCTTCATTGACGCGGCGGGCGAGACGCTGACCGTAGAAGTGGCGGGCGGATTCGAGATCGACAATGACGAGGCCCAGCGCATGCTGGCCATCGACGGGGCGGGCGTGGTCTATCTGCCGCGCGATCTCGTGGAGGACGATATTGCCGAAGGCCGGCTGGTGCCGTTGCTCGCCGATTGGCAATTGCCGACCATGCCCATCCACACGTTGCACCCGTCCCGGCATTTCGTGCCGCGGCGGGTCAGCACCTTCATTGCCGCGTTGGCGGAGAGCTTTCGGGGCGACTAA